The DNA window GCACCGTCTCGCTCGCGATCGGCGGCCCGAGCACCGCCGACGTCTTCGAGGGCGGGACGATGTGGCGGACCCACGCGCTCTCGGGCACCCACGTCGTCCACCTGCTGGCGCAGACGGTGGTCGCGGACACGACGTCGCGGCCGCTCGCGGCGGACCTCCTCCGGACCGGCGACCATGCCACGGTGTGGGGCGTGATGCGTCCGGATGGCGAGATCATGGCGCTGTCGATGATGGTGTCGACGCCGCGTCCGGCGGCGCAGTCCTCGTCGGGGCCGAACCCCGGCGTGGCCGGCGTCGTGGCGGCGCGGTCGGGCTCGACCCTCGACGTGGTGACCGACACCGGGACGCGACACGCGGTGCTCCTGACGGCCACGACCCAGGTCCACGTCGACAGCGGCACGGCCGCCGCGTCCGCGATCGCGCCGTTTGACGTCGTGCGCATTGACGGCCCGGTAAACTCGGATGGAAGCCTCGTCGCGGCGCGCGTGACCGTCGAATTCATGGCGTCCCAGGGCGCGCAGGTCTCCGGGCCGATCGAGTCGGTGCACGGCGAGGTCGGCGGTCTCGTGGTCGGCGGCACGATGGTCTGCACGTCCGCCCAAACCTACCTCGTGCGCGGCGCGTCGCGGCTGTGGCTCCCGCAAATGGCGGCCGGCCGCCCTGTGACCGCGTACGGCTGGCCGATCGTGGCCGGCGGCACGCCGGTCGGCCTCGCGGCGCGCGTGGTCGTCGTCCGGTGAGTCCGCCGCTCCGTTGACAACTGATCGATCGTGTGCTGTTATATGTGTTGTTTAGAGCTCCTGCACTAGAACTGAACTGTACCACGCTCCTCCGCAAGAAAGGCAAACCCAGAGAGATCTGGGGACGCAAAGCCACGGGACAGGCCAGCGCTGCTGGCAAGTCGGCCGGGTTGCCGGACGGGGCTCAGGCGCAAGGACCTCCCGCGGCATGAGAAGGGGGGTTCTTGTTTTATGCGACGGCCGGCTGCTCTTGTGATCGCCCTGCTCCTGATCGCCGGTGGGTCGTCCGCATTTGGCGGTGCCATGCTGACGTTCGGGCCGCTCGTGACCGTTTCCGGCTCGCCATTCACGCTCGGATGCAACGGGGCGTCCCAGACCGGCAGAAACTTCCCGGGCGCGGAAGTGGAGCCGTGGGTTGACATCAACCCCACCAGCACGAACAACGTCGTGGCCGCCTGGCAGCAGGACCGCTGGTCCAACGGCGGCTCGAACGGACTCGTTGCAGGCGTGTCGTTCGACAGCGGCGCCACCTGGACCCGGACGATGGCGCCCTTCGCCCACTGCGAGGGCGGGAATGCGAGTAACGGCGGCGACTTCGAGCGCGCGAGCGACCCGTGGGTCAGTTTCGGCCCCACCGGGACCGTCTACCAGGTTTCCCTCTCCTTCAACGACTCCAATCCCAATAGCGCCGTGCTCGCGAGCAAGTCGACCGACGGCGGTCTGCATTGGAGCAACCCGGCGACGGTGATCCTGGATACGACCACGACGGTCTTCAACGACAAGGAATCAATCACGGCCGACCCCGCCAACGCAAGCCTCGTCTATGTCGTCTGGGACCGGCTCGTCGTCCCCACCGGGCGCGCCCGGGGCTTGTCGTTCGAGCATGCCATCGGCTTTCACGGGCCGGCGTGGTTCTCCCGCAGCACCGACGGCGGCAATACGTGGGCGGCCCCGCGGATCATCTTCGATCCCGGCGAGGTGAACCAGACGATCGGCAATCAGATCCTCGTCCTGCCCAACGGGAACCTCGTGGACGGCTTCAACCTGATCTACAACTTCAAGAACGCGCAGGGCGTGCGCGGCTTCAACGTCGCCCTCATCCGGTCCGCCGACAAAGGCCTGACGTGGTCCAGCCCGGTCATCGTGAGCAAGCTTCTCTCCAAGCCGGTCAACGACCCCAACACGGGCCAGGCGATCCGCACCGGCGACATCCTGCCGGCGTTCGCCGTGGACCGCAAGAGCGGCCGGCTCTACGCCGTTTGGATGGACACCCGGTTTACGGGGAAGGACGACATCGCGTTCGCGACGTCCGGCGACGGGGGCGTCCACTGGACCACGCCGGTGAAGATCAACCAAACCCCCGGCAACTCGCCCGCGTTCACCGCCTCCGTGCAAGTCGGCCCCGACGGCCGGATCGCCGTGACGTACTATGATTTCCGCTCCGTGGCCGCGGGAAACATAACCACGCTGCCGACCGATTACTGGGTGGTGAACTGCTTCAGCACCTGCACCAAGCCGGCCAGCTGGACGGAGCAGCACCTCGCCGGTCCATTTGACATGCTGCTCGCGCCGCCCACCACCACCGGCTTCTTCGTGGGAGACTACGAGGGCCTGGGGAGCGCGCTGCAATCGACGAACGACGTGTTCCAGCCCGTGTTCGTCATGACGCTGTCGGGGGGAGATCCCACCGACGTGTTTACGCGGTCGGCCACGACACCTGAGATGTTGAGCCCATAGCCGGCGGCAGCGGCCACAGAAGGGAGACCTCTCCGGAACTCCGAAAAGGGCTCCTCACTTCCACCAGGAGTAGGGGCCGTGTGCATATGGACCTGGCATCGCTGCAGGCTCGGATCGCCGCGACGTTCGGCGAGCGCGATCGCGCCCGCGGGGCGGACGGTACGTTTCGCCGCCTCGTCGAAGAGGTCGGCGAAGTCGCGAAGGCGATGCGCGGCGGCGACCGCGGCGCCCTCGCGCTGGAGCTCTCCGACGTCCTGGCGTGGACGCTGAGCGTCGCCGTCCTCTACCACGTCGACCTCGACCGCGCCGCGGCCCGCTACGGCGCCGGGTGCCCGCGGTGCGGCGCGTCCCCGTGCGGGTGTCCGGCCGACGCCGGGGCGCGCTGACCGGCCGGCGGTCAGAACAAGTCCAGTTGCGCCGGCTCCCGGGGCGGCGCGGGATGGCGCCGCGCCTCGATGCCGTGCCGCTGTTTGGACGCTTCCACGATCCCGCCGACGCCGGCCCGGTAGGCCTGGGGGGCGTATTTGCCGCGGTACATTCGTAGATAGCGGGGGACCAGCCCCGGATGCCGCGCCCGCAAAAACCCGAAGAACGAGTCCCGCGTCACGTCGCCGAGATGCAGCACGTTGTGATGGACGAAATGCGCGCCGTGGTCGCGCGCGGCCCTGACGACGCCGTCGAGCGCGGCCGGATCGTCGGTCAGCCCCGGTACGATCGGCGCCAGAATGACGCCGGCGCGTATGCCGGCCGCCGCGAGGCGCTGCACCGTCCGCAGGCGCTGCGCCGGCAGCGCCACGGTCGGTTCGATCTCGCGCGCGATGCGCGCGTCGGTCGTGACGAGGCTGACGCACACCGTCACGCCGGCGCGGCGGTCCAGTTCCGTGAGCAGGTCGAGATCCCGGAGGATCAGTGGCGAGCGGGTCACGATGCCGGCGGGCGTGCGGGACTCGCTGAGCGCCGCGAGGATGCGCCGGGTCAACCCGTATGTGCCCTCAATCGCCTGGTAGGGATCGGTGGCCGTCCCCAGCGCGACCTCTTCGCGCTTCCAGCCGGGCCGTCGCAACTCGCGCCGCAGGATGTCCGGGGCGTTCACTTTGGCAAAGATTTTCGAGGACCACTCCTGTACGCCGTCCTCCTCGAGGAACCAATGGGTCCGGCGGGCGTAGCAATTGTGGCTCACAACGCCGTTGGCAATGAAATCGCCGGAGCCCGTGGTCATGTCGAAGAGCCGGCGGATACCAAGCGGTTCAATCGAGACGATCGGCACACGCAGATTCTTTAACGTTCGTCCGGCAACGCTACGTTTCCTTGAGATGGCCGGATCGACGGTGTGGAAGAAACGCAGATGCTCGCGCAGGCCGCGAACAATCCGGATTTTCGTGATCCGCGTTGCTCTCCCGTTCGACTGGTGCTCGAGGGCGAAAGCGAAACCAAATCGGGTCAAACACTGTATCGCGTAGTGAATGATGGTCGAGTTGGTGTTGGAGATTCGCAGAATTCCCCCCGTCCAGCTTCCCTCCGCGTCGAAGATCCCTGCCAGGAAACCTTTGCACCATTCGAGAGACGGCTCTGCCGGCCACGCCACGATTCTCTGAACCGCTTCCACGTGACGGCGTGCGCTCGTACCGATAGCGTGCGCTGCTCGCCAATTTCCCTGCGCCCCTTGGAAGCTGAAGGCGCGCGTGGGTACGGCAAAACGTCTGAGGTACTCGCGTGCACGATTCAGGGCATCGCCGTCGGTGAGAGCAAGGCGAAACTGCCATTGATTGCCGTGAGATCGGCCCGGCCGATCGTACTGATAAGACGCCAGCAAACCATCTCCGCGTATCATCCCGCATAGATAACCGCGTTCGTACTCCGCGTTTTTCGTTGGAGGCGTAGCGAACGCGCCGATTCCCGTCAGTGCGTTGTTGACCGTCAGGTGTGGGCGCCTTCCTGCACCCTGGTCGGTTCCGGTGATGAACTTCCATCCTCTGTTGCTCAAGAAGCGATGATCTTCACTCGCAATGAGTTCGGTTCCGTCACCAAGTGTCACACGAAAGGCCGGCTTTTCGGCGCCCCAGCGGGCAAGGACCGACGTTCGGGCAAAGCGGCGATACCGACCATATCGGACTGTCCCGACGACTTGGTCGCCGACACACACGGCGTCCAGACGTCTTGCCGTACCGTCTGCCATGAGAATTGCCGTTTCGCCAGAGAGGCAGAAGGGGCATCCATGGGAGCAACCCCGGTAGGGGTTGATCGACCAGCGAAACGGCATCCCCTCGACGCGGTTCAAAACGGATTTGACCTGGACTTCGACGATCTCGGGGGTCGTTGACATGTTGCTGCCATGCTAGAGCGAACATATGTTCGTGTCAATACCGAACAACGAAAGGTTCATGTGAAGCCGGGCGATTGCGCTACACCCGTTCCTGCTCCCCGCGCAACCGGCGGTGCGGTGCCGTCCTCGGCGCGAACAAAAGAATCATTTCGCGGACGAGGGATGCGGCGAGGACCGCCGTGCGTCCGCTTGGATCGCAAGGCGGGGCGACCTCGACCAGGTCCATCCCGACGATGCGCCACCCGGCCAGACTTCGGAAGGCCTGCAGCAGGTCGCGGAAGCGGACGCCCATGGGCTCGGGGTTGCCGGTGCCGGGGGCTTCGGACGGATCGAGGACATCGATGTCGACGCTGAGGTAGAGCGGCCGGCCGGAGAGCCGCGCGAGCACCGCCGGTGGGACCGCGGCGCCCGGCTCGCAGCACAGGGCGCGCGCGCGCGCCAGGTCGAACTCGTCGCGGGTCCCGGCCCGGATGCCGAGTTGTGCGATCGGAACGCCGCCCTCGAGCAGCCGCCGCATCACGGTCGCGTGCGCGATCCGCCGGCCGTCGTACTCCTCCCGAAGATCGGTATGGGCGTCCCATTGGATCACCGCCAGATCGGGATGGCGGGGCGTGAGCGCCTGCACGACGCCGAGGGTGATCGTATGTTCCCCGCCGAGGACGACCGGCACGCACGGCGGCAGCTGCCGGCGGACCCTCCGCACCATCACGGCGGGATCGAGGCCTTCGACGGCCAGGTTGCCGCCGTCCGTGAACGGCACGTCGGCGAGATCGCGGCCGAGCACGGGACTGTAGGTCTCGATGCTGTCGGACGCCCATCGGATCGCGTCGGGACCGAACCGGCTCCCGCGCCGGAACGACGCGGTCGTATCATACGGGATCCCGAACAGCGCGAGGCCGCCGGGCACGACGGCGCCCGGCGGCCTCGCGCCGAGAAAGCTCACCCGCGCGACCGCCGCGCCGGCGCCGGGATCGTCCGCGGCCGCGCCGCGATCATGTGTCGCTCTCGATCGCGTCCAATAGAAATGGGGGCGGTGCGAACGCGGCCTGGTGGACGAGCGGCGTGTAGTAGCGGAGCCCGAACCCCTCGATCCGGCCGGCGATCGCCTCCGGTGCCGTGCGCAGCGGGTCCGGTCCGAGCGACGCGAGGGTGAACGACCACAGCACCCCCGGGTACTCGATGACCGACGCGACGTAGGTGCGCACGACCGGAAAGATCGGCCGGAGCGTGCGCCGGACCGCGTGGATCAAGTCCCGCTGGTAGATCGCGGAGCCGGACTGCACGACGAGGATCCCCTCCGCCGTCAGCCGGCGCGCGATCGTGCCGTAGAAGTCGGGGCTGAACAGCCCGACGGCGGGTCCCTGCGGATCGGTCGAGTCGACCAGCACGACGTCGAAGCGCTCCGCGGTCTCGCCGACATAGGCGATCCCGTCACCGATTACGAGCGACGCGCGCGGGTCCTCGAACGCGCCCCCCCCCACGCCGGCGAGGTGCTGCCGGCTCGCCCGCACGACGGCCTCGTCGATCTCCACGAGCGTGGCCCGGTCGAGCGGATGCTTCAGCGCTTCCTCGAGGGCCCCGCCGTCGCCGCCGCCGATGACGAGCACGCGCCGCGGCCGGGGGTGCGTGCAGAGGGCGGGGTGGGCCAGCATTTCGTGGTAGACGAACTCCTCGCGTTCGGTGGTCTGCACCGCGCCGTCGAGCACGAGCATGTGACCGAAGAGGGGACTCTCGTAGACCTCGAGGTGCTGGTACGGCGTCCGTTCCTCGTGCACGAGGCGCGTGACGCGGAACGCCGACGTGAAGTCGGGGCTGCCCTGATCCGTCAGCCAGGCGCCCCTCATCGCGCCGGCCCGCCGCCGAGTCCCGCGGCCGCCGGCCAGAAGAGCGCCAGGGCCACCGCGGACCCGACGCGTTCGACCGTGTGCTCGGCCGCGATCACGATGACCTCGTCGAGCGCAAGGCCGCGCATGGCCATGCCTTCCACGACCATCATCCTGGCGGCGCGCTCGGCGCCCGCCCGGCCCTCGTGGCCCGAGTATTCCATGATCACGCCGTGATGCTCGCGGGACAGCCCCACGCCGAGCGCGGCGCTGATGACGTCGCCCGGACGGGCGCTCGAGATCCGCGCGAAGACGGCCGGCATCAGAATTCCCGATGGGTAGGACGGCAATTCGATGACCCGGGCGCCCGGGGGGACGATGCTGGTCACGCGGAGGAAATTAAGGTCGGCGACCCCGGCATCGCGCAGGGCCCGATCGAACGCGTTCAGCTCGCTCCCGCCTTCGCCGTGCCCGGCGACGAGGGACAGCGCTTTGGGAGGCTGCCACATGGCCCTCCATATTCCAACACGACCGAAGGCGCTCCTCCGGCCGGCGCGGCGCCGCACCGGGGAGCCCTCACCCGACGCCCGACGAAGGAAGATCGTGGGTATTAGTGTATTGTGATACCCATTTCCGTCGCGATGAAGGGAGGACGTATGGCGGGACGCGTATTCGTTGCCGCACTGGCCGTCGTGCTCATGCTGCCGTCTGCCGCGGTAGTCACGATCCAGGCACCGCCGGCATTCGCTCAAGGAGTTCTTCCAGCACCCGCTCCCACAACGCCCGCTCCGTCCACATCCGCTCCGTCGCCCGCCGTTCCGTCGGGGGCCGCTCCGATTGTTCCCGCCCCGGGCGCCGCCGCGCCGGCGCGGGCGAGCGATCGCTTCGGCGTCGATCTCGCTTCTCGGGCGAATCCCGTCGGTGCGCCGGTACATCCGGCCACGGTGTCGATCGTCGGCGCCGGATGGGTGCGGTTGACCGTGGATTGGGACGCGACGGAACCGGCGCGCGGCAAGTTCGCCTGGACGGTGCTCGACGGCGACGTCCGGCGCGCGGCGGCCGAGGGCGAGCGCATACTTGTGACGGTTCAACGAATGCCCCGGTGGGCGGCGCTCACGCCCGACGCGGCCGCGGCGGTGTGGAGCCACGAGCCGCCGCGATCGATCGCCGACTGGTCCTCGTTTGTGCGCGCGATCGCCGAGCGCTACCGCGGCCGGGTGGCCGCGTGGCAGATCGAGCCGGATCTGGAGTTCGCGACGTTTCGCGGGACGACGCGCGATTACCTCGACATGCTCCACGCCGCGCGGCTCGCCGTCCGGCAGGCGGACCGGAACGCCCTGGTCGTCGCCTCGACGCCCCCGGCCATCGATCTGCCGTTCATGAAGCTGCTGTTCGGTCGCGCCGGCGACGACTTTGACGTCTTGATGATCTACCCGCGCGGCCGTACGGCGGGCGACGTCGTCGAAGCGCTCGGCACGCTCCGCGCCCGCAAGATTGCCGACGCGCGCCACGAGATCTGGCTCAGCGCGCGCACGGATTGGCCCGAACCGGTGCAGCTGGCGGTGACGGCCTTCGCCATGGGCGTCTCGCGCGAATTTTGGCAGGCGTTGACGCCGTCGATCGTCACGGTGCTTCGCAAGATCGGCACCACCATGTTTGTCGGGCCGCTCGACCGCGGGCCGGGGGTCTACGCGTTCGTGTTTGCAAACAGCGAGGAGCGCACCGCGGTGCTGTGGTCGGACGGCGCGAGCGACGCGGTTCCGCTGGCGACGAGGGGCGCCACGGTCCTCACGGGCAGCGACGGCCAGCCGCGGACGCCCGGCGAGATCGGGAAGGTCCCGGTCGGCCCCGACCCGGTGTTCGTCGGCGCGCCCGCCGACGCGGTCCTGGACGAGGCCGCGAAGACGCTCGCGGCGGGGCCGATCCAGATTCCGCGCGCTCCCTCGCGCGATTTCTCCCGGGCCGACAACGTCTCGGCCGAGCTCGGCGCGACGAATGCCGAACACGGGCTGTACAATCAGCAGTTGCGCGGTCTGCCCTCGGGGGCGGTTGTCCCCGTGGCGGTCGACGGCGCCTCCGCGGTGCGCACCGATCAGCAGAAAGACGCGGTCTACGTGTACTTTGCGATCGACGATTCGTACGCGTACTTCGTGGACGGCCGGTACGACTATCTGGTGACGGTCGACGTGCACCGGGCCGGCGGTCCGAAGCAGGTCGGGTTCAACCTGATGTACGATTCCATGTCCGGCTACCGGTTCTCGGCCTGGCAGTGGGTGGACGCGGGGGACGGCTGGGCGTCGTACACGATCCGGATCTCCGACGCGTCGTTCAGCAAGACCTGGGGGTGGGATTTCGCCATCAACGGCGCGGGCGACAAGAAGGAGAATCTCGTGGTCCGCAAAGTCACGGTCACGCGGATTCCGGCCCAGTAACGGCCCGCGGATTCGCGAGGCGCGCGACGGACGCTCGGTTGCTCCCCGCGCGTACCGCGTGTATAATGGCGCCATCGTCACGGCACGCGTTGGCTCGCGCAACAGGCACGCTTCGGCTCACGCCGTAGGCACGGTTGGCTCGAGACGCGCTGGGGGTGGACCGGTGACCGAAGTACGGATCGGGAAGGACGAGACGCTCGACAGCGCGCTCCGGCGCTTCAAGCGCCAGGTCAAGCGGTCCGGCATCCTCACCGACGCCAAGCGGCACGAACACTACGAGAAGCCGAGCCAGAAACGCCGCCGCCGCGCCGCCCGGCGCAACAAGCGCCATTAAGGAGCGCCCCCGGGCCTCGTTCACATCACCAAGCCCGGGGTCCCCAAGCATTCGCGTCTGTCCGGCGAATTCTTGGGGGCGGCGGGCTTCCCGTCGCGACGCCACGGCGCCGCCTCCGTGTCCGCGGGCCAAGCGTGCAGGGAGGACCATGGCGCCAGACGCCCGCCGCAAAGTGAAGCGCGCCCGCAGCGCCGGGGGCGTAATCTACCAGCCGCCGGCGGCCGGGGCCGCGGAGGGCCGGGTGCTGCTCCTGCAGCATGAGACCGGCAAGTGGATGCTTCCGAAGGGCACGATCGAGCGCGGCGAAACACCGGACGGAGTGGCGCTGCGCGAAGTGGCCGAGGAGACCGGGCTTCGCAACGTCCGCATCGTGGCCGACCTCGGCGAAGAGCACTACATGTTCTTCTGGAAGGCCGAGGACACGTACTACGACAAGACCGTTCATTACTACTTGATGGAGTTTCTCGGCGGCGAGGAGCCGCGTCCGCAGCGCGAGGAGGGCTTCGTGCGCTGTGAGTGGGTGACGATCCCGGAGGCCCTCGACCGCATCAAGTACAAGGAGACCCGCCAGGTGGTCCAGCGGGCGCGCACCGCGCTCGAGCAGGGCGCCGGGATGCCGGCCGCCGATGCGGCGCCCACCCCCGATGCCGCGCCCTCCTAAGCGCACCGCACCGCGCCACCTCGATGCAGGTACCTCCGGCGCCGCAGACCCGCCGCGTGAGCCAAAGCGCGCGCGGGGCCGGGACGCGACGCCCCGGGGGGGCCATGACGCGGTTGTCCGCGGTCTTCCGTCCGGCGAGGCGCGTGACCGGCTGGTGCAGGACACGCTCGAGCGCTACCGCCGCTACCTGAACCCCGGGCTCGCGCGGCTGTACCGGTTCGGCGGCACGGAGACCGTCGAGTGGGAAGCCGAGGGCTGCTTCGTGTGGGACGCGCACGGCCGGGCCTACATCGACTGTGCGTGCGGGCCGGCCATCTTCAACGTCGGCCACCGGCATCCACGGGTGCTGGCCGCCGTGCGCGAGCAACTCGACCGGATGCCGATGTCCGTGCGGACGATGCCCAGCGTGCCGCAGGCGGCGCTCGCCGAGCGTCTCGGCACGCTCGCGCCGGGCGACCTCCAGTACTCGTTCTTCTGCAACAGCGGCGCCGAGGCGGTGGAGGGCGCGCTCAAGCTGGCGCGCCTTGCGACCGGCCGGCCCGGCATCGTTGCGATGCGCGACGCGTTTCACGGGAAGACCTTCGGGGCGCTGTCCGCGACCGGCCGGGAGCACTACCGCCGTCCCTTCGAACCGCTGGTCCCCGGGTTCGCGCACGTGTCCTTCGACGACGTCGCCGCCCTCGAGGAGGCGATCGGGCCGGAAACGGCGGCCGTCATCCTCGAGCCGATCCAGGGGGAAGCGGGCGTCGTCCTGCCGCGGCCCGGCTACCTGCGCGCCGTGCGGGAGCTGTGCGATCGGCGCGGGGTGCTGCTGATCGCCGATGAGATCCAGACGGGACTCGGCCGCACCGGCCGGTTGTTCTGCGTGGAACACGAGGGCGTGGTGCCGGACATCATGACGCTCGCCAAGGCGCTCGGCGGCGGGGTGATCCCGATCGGCGCGTTCGTGGCCCGGCCCCGGCTGTGGGACGATCTCGGCCGCGATCCCTACCTGCATTCGTCTACCTTCGGCGGCAATCCGCTGGCCTGCCGGGCCGCGATCGCGACGCTCGACGTGCTGGTGGACGAGCGGCTGCCCGAGCGGGCGGAGGCGCTCGGCGGGCAATTCCTGGACCGCCTGCGCGCCGTGCGGGCGCGGCATCCCGGGATCGTCCGCGACGTGCGCGGCCGCGGCCTGATGATCGGCCTGGAGTTCACGCACAGCGATTACGCGCTGCTCGTCTCCGCCGAGGCCGGCCACCGCGGCGTCATCACCTTCTACACGCTCAACAAGCCCGAGGTCATCCGGATCGAACCCCCGCTCGTCATCACCCCGGACCTGATCGACCGCGCCGCGGACGGCATCGAGGGCGCGGTGGCGGAATCCGAGCGCCTGCTCGGCGAGGTGGCGGAACAGCCGTGACCGCATCGGAGATCCGCGAGGTCTTCCTCCGCTACTTCGAAGCGCGCGGCCACACGCGCGTGCCGAGCGCCTCGCTCGTGCCGGCCGGCGACCCGACGCTGCTCTTCACCAACGCCGGCATGGTGCCGTTCAAGGACGTGTTCCTGGGCCTGGAGAGCCGGCCGTACCGGCGCGCGGCCTCCGTGCAGAAGTGCATGCGGGTGAGCGGCAAGCACAACGACCTGGAGAACGTCGGCCCGTCGCTGCGCCACCACACCTTCTTCGAGATGCTCGGCAACTTCAGTTTCGGCGATTACTTCAAGCGCGACGCGATCCGGTTCGCCTGGGAGTTCGTGACCGGCCCGCTCGGGCTGCCGCCCGAGCGGTTGTTGTTCACGGTGCTCGCGGGCGACGACGAGGCGGCCGGGGCGTGGGCGGAGCTCGGCCTGCCGTCCGAGCGCGTGCTCGCGATGGGCGAGACGACGAACTTCTGGACGATGGGGGACGTGGGGCCGTGCGGGCCCACGAGCGAGGTCCACTACGATCGGGGCCCCGCCGCGTGCACGTGCGGGCGTCCCGACTGCAGCGTCCGGCTCGACAACGGCTGCGACCGCTGGGTGGAGTGTTGGAACCTGGTGTTCATGCAGTACACG is part of the bacterium genome and encodes:
- a CDS encoding DUF5666 domain-containing protein, translating into TVSLAIGGPSTADVFEGGTMWRTHALSGTHVVHLLAQTVVADTTSRPLAADLLRTGDHATVWGVMRPDGEIMALSMMVSTPRPAAQSSSGPNPGVAGVVAARSGSTLDVVTDTGTRHAVLLTATTQVHVDSGTAAASAIAPFDVVRIDGPVNSDGSLVAARVTVEFMASQGAQVSGPIESVHGEVGGLVVGGTMVCTSAQTYLVRGASRLWLPQMAAGRPVTAYGWPIVAGGTPVGLAARVVVVR
- a CDS encoding sialidase family protein, producing the protein MRRPAALVIALLLIAGGSSAFGGAMLTFGPLVTVSGSPFTLGCNGASQTGRNFPGAEVEPWVDINPTSTNNVVAAWQQDRWSNGGSNGLVAGVSFDSGATWTRTMAPFAHCEGGNASNGGDFERASDPWVSFGPTGTVYQVSLSFNDSNPNSAVLASKSTDGGLHWSNPATVILDTTTTVFNDKESITADPANASLVYVVWDRLVVPTGRARGLSFEHAIGFHGPAWFSRSTDGGNTWAAPRIIFDPGEVNQTIGNQILVLPNGNLVDGFNLIYNFKNAQGVRGFNVALIRSADKGLTWSSPVIVSKLLSKPVNDPNTGQAIRTGDILPAFAVDRKSGRLYAVWMDTRFTGKDDIAFATSGDGGVHWTTPVKINQTPGNSPAFTASVQVGPDGRIAVTYYDFRSVAAGNITTLPTDYWVVNCFSTCTKPASWTEQHLAGPFDMLLAPPTTTGFFVGDYEGLGSALQSTNDVFQPVFVMTLSGGDPTDVFTRSATTPEMLSP
- a CDS encoding MazG nucleotide pyrophosphohydrolase domain-containing protein, encoding MDLASLQARIAATFGERDRARGADGTFRRLVEEVGEVAKAMRGGDRGALALELSDVLAWTLSVAVLYHVDLDRAAARYGAGCPRCGASPCGCPADAGAR
- a CDS encoding LAGLIDADG family homing endonuclease encodes the protein MSTTPEIVEVQVKSVLNRVEGMPFRWSINPYRGCSHGCPFCLSGETAILMADGTARRLDAVCVGDQVVGTVRYGRYRRFARTSVLARWGAEKPAFRVTLGDGTELIASEDHRFLSNRGWKFITGTDQGAGRRPHLTVNNALTGIGAFATPPTKNAEYERGYLCGMIRGDGLLASYQYDRPGRSHGNQWQFRLALTDGDALNRAREYLRRFAVPTRAFSFQGAQGNWRAAHAIGTSARRHVEAVQRIVAWPAEPSLEWCKGFLAGIFDAEGSWTGGILRISNTNSTIIHYAIQCLTRFGFAFALEHQSNGRATRITKIRIVRGLREHLRFFHTVDPAISRKRSVAGRTLKNLRVPIVSIEPLGIRRLFDMTTGSGDFIANGVVSHNCYARRTHWFLEEDGVQEWSSKIFAKVNAPDILRRELRRPGWKREEVALGTATDPYQAIEGTYGLTRRILAALSESRTPAGIVTRSPLILRDLDLLTELDRRAGVTVCVSLVTTDARIAREIEPTVALPAQRLRTVQRLAAAGIRAGVILAPIVPGLTDDPAALDGVVRAARDHGAHFVHHNVLHLGDVTRDSFFGFLRARHPGLVPRYLRMYRGKYAPQAYRAGVGGIVEASKQRHGIEARRHPAPPREPAQLDLF
- the speB gene encoding agmatinase, with protein sequence MSFLGARPPGAVVPGGLALFGIPYDTTASFRRGSRFGPDAIRWASDSIETYSPVLGRDLADVPFTDGGNLAVEGLDPAVMVRRVRRQLPPCVPVVLGGEHTITLGVVQALTPRHPDLAVIQWDAHTDLREEYDGRRIAHATVMRRLLEGGVPIAQLGIRAGTRDEFDLARARALCCEPGAAVPPAVLARLSGRPLYLSVDIDVLDPSEAPGTGNPEPMGVRFRDLLQAFRSLAGWRIVGMDLVEVAPPCDPSGRTAVLAASLVREMILLFAPRTAPHRRLRGEQERV
- the speE gene encoding polyamine aminopropyltransferase, translating into MRGAWLTDQGSPDFTSAFRVTRLVHEERTPYQHLEVYESPLFGHMLVLDGAVQTTEREEFVYHEMLAHPALCTHPRPRRVLVIGGGDGGALEEALKHPLDRATLVEIDEAVVRASRQHLAGVGGGAFEDPRASLVIGDGIAYVGETAERFDVVLVDSTDPQGPAVGLFSPDFYGTIARRLTAEGILVVQSGSAIYQRDLIHAVRRTLRPIFPVVRTYVASVIEYPGVLWSFTLASLGPDPLRTAPEAIAGRIEGFGLRYYTPLVHQAAFAPPPFLLDAIESDT
- a CDS encoding arginine decarboxylase, pyruvoyl-dependent, with the translated sequence MWQPPKALSLVAGHGEGGSELNAFDRALRDAGVADLNFLRVTSIVPPGARVIELPSYPSGILMPAVFARISSARPGDVISAALGVGLSREHHGVIMEYSGHEGRAGAERAARMMVVEGMAMRGLALDEVIVIAAEHTVERVGSAVALALFWPAAAGLGGGPAR
- the rpsU gene encoding 30S ribosomal protein S21 translates to MTEVRIGKDETLDSALRRFKRQVKRSGILTDAKRHEHYEKPSQKRRRRAARRNKRH
- a CDS encoding NUDIX domain-containing protein — encoded protein: MAPDARRKVKRARSAGGVIYQPPAAGAAEGRVLLLQHETGKWMLPKGTIERGETPDGVALREVAEETGLRNVRIVADLGEEHYMFFWKAEDTYYDKTVHYYLMEFLGGEEPRPQREEGFVRCEWVTIPEALDRIKYKETRQVVQRARTALEQGAGMPAADAAPTPDAAPS
- a CDS encoding aspartate aminotransferase family protein — its product is MQDTLERYRRYLNPGLARLYRFGGTETVEWEAEGCFVWDAHGRAYIDCACGPAIFNVGHRHPRVLAAVREQLDRMPMSVRTMPSVPQAALAERLGTLAPGDLQYSFFCNSGAEAVEGALKLARLATGRPGIVAMRDAFHGKTFGALSATGREHYRRPFEPLVPGFAHVSFDDVAALEEAIGPETAAVILEPIQGEAGVVLPRPGYLRAVRELCDRRGVLLIADEIQTGLGRTGRLFCVEHEGVVPDIMTLAKALGGGVIPIGAFVARPRLWDDLGRDPYLHSSTFGGNPLACRAAIATLDVLVDERLPERAEALGGQFLDRLRAVRARHPGIVRDVRGRGLMIGLEFTHSDYALLVSAEAGHRGVITFYTLNKPEVIRIEPPLVITPDLIDRAADGIEGAVAESERLLGEVAEQP